CCCCGGGTCGCATGGATACGCATATAGCGCAACTCCCCGGATTCCAAGGCGCGTACCAGCCGCAGCCAATATTGCGCCTCATGCATCAGTTCATTGACCGTGTCGCGGTCCAGGTCCGACTTTTGGAGTTGATTCACATAGGTCGACCAACCGTTCAGCACCAGCGTGCGGTATTCGTCGGTCCTGTCCTCATGAATATGAAGGTTCATGCTGAGGTTCAGCACGGCACGCTTATATTCCGCCATGGTCCATGGCAGCGGCTTGGTCGGGTGGTTTTCCTGCCAGATCGCAACTGGGCGCGCGTCAATCGAATCGGGTTGCTTGAGGACATAGTCGGTGATCAGAAGGTGCCCGCGCGGCTTCAGGGAATTGAAGGCCTTTTCGATCAGGCTGCCTCGGCTAGGATAGGCGAACATGGACTCGCGGATCATGATTGCGTCGTAACGCTTTTCCGGCAATTCCAGCTTGTTCGGATCAAAGGTCTGGATCGGGGCCCTTTTTTCCATGCCATGCTTGATGGAAAGGTCGTTGGCGAGGTTGGCGAGTTCCGGGTCTGCCTCCATCCCCTCAATCCACAGGTTGAATTGCTTGGACAATTCGCGAGTGCCACCGCCCAATCCCGCACAGAGGTCCAGAACGGTCTTCGTTTCGTTCAGTCCCAAAGGTTTGGCGAGCATCATGGTGTATTCGGTGCCGCCCGGATGAACGACCTCTTCCTGGTCTTCCCCGCCCCAGAGCCTGGTCAGGAAGGACACGCGGCTTTCCGGCCAGTTCGTATCCTCTTCTTCGACGTCATCCACATGAATGGCATTGCTGTCCGAATGATCCGGATCATCGCGCTCGAGCTTCAGATACGACTCAGCATCAACGCCCTCCCACCACGCCTTGAAGCGTAACCGGAAGGGAATCTTCGGTTTATCTTTTGGGCTCTTTGGCGCCATCTGGTTAAAAAACCCCGAAACTCCAGGACATTACTTAACCTATTCTTTTACGATTCGCGTGCCAAGAAAAGAATGTTTGTTTTTTAGGCTAAATTCCGAAGCGAAAACGGGGGCTCAAGAAAAAGCCCCGCTGAATTAGCGGGGCTTTTATTTGAAACGTTCAAATCACACTCAACGATCAACTGTCGCCGGCAGTTTTGATTTCGGTTTCTTTGCCCGGCGGGTTTCCGGATAGCTGAAGGTCAGTTTGTTTTCTTTTTCATCCACGCCAATCCTGGCAATGCCGCCATTTTTCAGCTTGCCGAACAGCAATTCTTCCGACAGCGGCTTTTTGATATGCTCCTGGATCACACGGGCAAGAGGCCGAGCGCCATAAAGCTTGTCATAGCCTTTCTTGGCCAGCCACTCCCGTGCTTCGTCGGTCAGTTCGATGGTGACCGAGCGGTCTGCCAACTGGGTTTCCAACTGGAAGACGAACTTGTCGACCACACGGTGGATCACATCCTCGCTCAGGTGGCTGAACGGAATGATGGCATCCAGGCGGTTGCGGAATTCCGGTGTGAACAGGCGGTTGATCGCCTCTTCATCGTCACCGATCCGTTCTTCCCGTCCAAAGCCGATGGCGGGTTTTGCAAGGTCGGCGGCACCGGCATTTGTCGTCATGATCAGGATGACATTGCGGAAGTCGACCGTCTTGCCGTTGTTGTCGGTCAGCTTGCCGTAATCCATCACCTGCAGCAGGATGTTGAACAGGTCCGGGTGGGCCTTTTCAATTTCGTCCAGCAGCAGCACGCAATGGGGCGTCTGGTCAATGGCATCCGTCAACAGGCCGCCCTGATCAAAGCCGACATAGCCCGGAGGCGCACCGATCAAACGGGAGACCGTGTGGCGCTCCATATATTCGGACATGTCGAAGCGTTTCAGCTCGATCCCCATGGTTTGCGCCAACTGGCGGGCAACCTCGGTTTTACCAACGCCGGTGGGGCCGGAGAAGAGATAGGAGCCGATCGGCTTGTCCGGTTCACGCAGACCCGCACGGGACAGTTTGATCGCAGCCGTCAGGGCATCAATCGCCTTGTCCTGACCATAGACCATGGTTTTCAGGTCACCCTTCAGGCTTTTCAAGGCCTTCCGGTCGTCACGCGAGACCTGCTTCGGCGGGATACGGGCCATTTTGGCGACCACATTTTCCACATCCTTGGTACTGACGGTCTTTTTCCGTTTGGACGGGGCCAGCAGCATCTGGGACGCCCCGACCTCATCGATCACGTCAATCGCCTTGTCCGGCAGTTTCCGGTCGTTGATATAGCGCGAGGACAATTCGACGGCGGATTTGATCGCATCGTTGGTATAGCGAACCTTGTGATGCTCCTCGTAATAAGGCTTCAGGCCCATGAGGATTTTCACCGTGTCGTCTTCGCTGGGCTCGTTCACGTCGATTTTCTGGAACCGGCGGCTAAGCGCGCGGTCCTTTTCGAAATAACCGCGGAACTCCTTATAGGTGGTGGAGCCGATGCAGCGCAGGGTGCCGCTGGCCAATGCCGGTTTCAGCAGGTTGGAGGCGTCCATGGCCCCGCCGGAGGTGGCGCCTGCGCCGATCACGGTGTGGATTTCGTCGATGAAAAGGATTGCGCCCGGGTATTCTTCCAGTTCCTTCATCACCGCCTTCAGGCGTTCTTCGAAGTCACCGCGATAGCGGGTCCCGGCCAGCAACGCGCCCATGTCGAGCGCAAAGATTGTGTCTTTTTCGAGGACTTCCGGCACCTCTGCATCCACGATGCGCCGCGCAAGACCTTCGGCGATGGCGGTTTTGCCGACACCCGGGTCACCCACCAGCAGCGGGTTGTTCTTCGTGCGGCGGCACAGAATCTGGATCGTGCGATCGACCTCATTTTCACGCCCGATTAGCGGATCGATCTTGCCGCTCTTGGCCTTTTCATTGAGGTTGATGCAATAGGCATCCAGGGCCTCATGCCCCTTTTTGTTGACGTCCTCGGCCTGGGCATCTTCATCCGCGCCGCTTACTGCGGCGGCAGCCGGGTCGTTCATACCGGGGGCCTTGGCAATGCCATGGCTGATATAGGTGACCGCGTCATAGCGGGTCATATCCTGGCTTTGCAGGAAGTATACCGCATGGCTTTCCCGTTCGGAGAAAATGGCGACCAGCACATTGGCGCCGGTTACTTCTTCACGACCCGAGGATTGAACATGCACGGCGGCGCGCTGCAGAACACGCTGGAACCCGGCCGTCGGCTTCGGTTCCTCATCGGCAGTTCCGATCAGGTCGCCCAGGTCATTGTCGAGATAGTCGATGATATCGGCGCGCAACTGATCCATATTGACGTCGCAGGCGCGCAATACAGCAATCGCATCCTGGTCCTCCGTCAAGGACAGAAGCAAATGTTCCAGGGTCGCATATTCGTGTCGTCTCGCACCCGCATAAGCGAGCGCGCGGTGCAGTGTTTCTTCTAACGACTTGGACAGCATGCCTCGAACTAACCTTTCTCCAGACCGCAGTATCGGTCGGTTTGCTCAGTCTTTTTCCAAGGTGCATTGCAGCGGGTGCTGCTCCTGGCGGGCCAGGTCCATGACCTGGGTAACTTTCGTTTCGGCAATTTCATAGGGGTAGACCCCACAGATGCCGACGCCGCGCTGATGCACATGAAGCATAATCCTGGTGGCTTCCTCCCGGCTCTTGTTAAAGAGACCTTCCAACACGTAGACGACAAACTCCATGGGGGTGTAGTCGTCATTCAGCATGAGCACTTTGTACATGGACGGTTTTTTCGTCTTGGGGCGGGTTTTGGTGACCACCCCTGTCTTACCACCGCCATCGCGCTCGTCCTCATCCCGGGACATGAAAACGTTTCGCGTCATCACACTCCTTTTTCATTGGGGCGTCCCCCAATAGTCCTAATTTTACCGCTCTACCGTTAACAGGTAGTGAATATCCCACGTCCCATTATATTGGTCGATTCTATTAATTTTGAAAGGGGAGGAGCCGACGCAGAGGCAAAAACTTTTGTGAAACCGCCTGTTTTCCACCGATGCCCTGCTTAGGTCGTATAATCTTGTCCATCAGGTCAGCTAATTCGGTCCGCGGGTGGTGGCTGCACACCCATCAAAAAATTGTATCCACCGCAAGAAGCGGGTGTCCGATGACGTCCCGGCTGTTCATTGTGACGACTGTTAATGGCTGATGATGCGGAAAAGGGAAGTTCATGAGTTACGCGATGTGGGCGGCATTGTTCGGTTTGGCGATGTTATGGGGCGGGGCCTTCGTTTTTGTCGGCTATGCGCTGGATTATCTGGACCCGCTGGCGGTGGTGGCATTGCGTGTTTCTCTGGCGGCCCCGGTGCTATGGGTGGTTGTCCTGTTGAAACAGATTGCCCTGCCGCGATCGTCCTGGATATGGCTGGGGTTTATCGCCCTTGGCGTGATCAATAATGCCGTACCATTTTACCTGATCACCTGGGGGCAGCAGCATATCGACAGCGGCCTTGCATCGCTGTTGAACGGGGCAACGCCAATGTTCGGTGCGATTCTGGCGCATTTTCTGACAGAGGATGAAAAGCTTTCCCTGACAAAAATTGCAGGACTGGTCCTGGGCTTTGTCGGCGTGGCCTTGCTGATGCAGCCGTCGGTCGTGGTCAGCATGGACGCCCTTTTGGGACAACTGGCGGTTCTGGGCGGGGCCCTGTCCTATGCCTTTGCGGGCATGGTTGGCAAACGGCTGCGTAATGTGCCGCCGATGATGACCGCAACGGGACAGTTGACGGCCTCTTCGCTGATCTTGCTGCCAACCTGTTATCTGAGTGGCGGTTTTGCCACGGCCACGTGGTCGCCTTCGCTTTGGATGGTCCTGGCGGCTCTGGCCGTGGCCAGTACGGCAATTGCCTATCTGCTCTATTTCACGCTGATCAAACAGGCAGGGGCGACCAACGCCATGACGGTGACCCTGCTGATCCCGCTTTTTGCAACCGTGATGGGGATGGTCTGGTTGGGTGAGCGCCCGACGATGATCAGTTGGGTCTCCATGGTCCTCATTCTGACAGGCGTCGGTTTGGTGGTGCGCGGCGGGCGCCGGAAAGTTTTGCGGGCACCCGCCAAAGGCACAATCTGACAGCTTATTCCACTGTCATCATGATTTTGCCCATATGGGCGCTGGTTTCCATCAGGGCATGGGCCTGGGCGGCTTCGGCCATGGGGAAAGTCTTGTGGATGATCGGTTTGATCTTGCCCGCATCCAACAGCGGCCAGACCCGGTCTTTCAGGGCCTTGGCGATGCCTGCCTTCACGTCATCCGGTCGCGGACGCAGGGTGGAGCCGGTAATCGTCAGCCGGTCGGTCAGAACGCGCCGGAAATTGATTTCCGCCTTCGGGCCACGCAGGAAGGCCAGGAAGTTGTAGCGCCCGTCGGATGCCAGCACATCGATCCCGCCCTGAATATAGTCCCCGGCAACCATATCGAAGATCACATTGACGCCTTTGCCGTCGGTGGCGGCCTTGACGGCCTCGACCCAGTCTTCGGTCTTGTAGTTGATGGCATGGTCCGCGCCCAGGTCGCGGCAGAACCGGCATTTCTCTTCGGAGCCTGCGGTGACAATTACTTTTGCGCCAAAGGCCTTGGCCAATTGAATGGCTACTGTGCCGATACCGCTGCTGCCGCCATGCACCAGCAGGGTTTCACCCGCCTGCAGATGGGAACGGTCGAAAACATTGGTCCAGACCGTGAAGAAGGTTTCGGGCAGAGCCGCCGCCTGAACCATATCAAAGCCCTCGGGCACCGGCAGGCAGTGGTCTGCATGGGTCAGGCAGTATTCCGCATAGCCGCCGCCCGGTGTCAGGGCGCAGACCTTGTCGCCGACCGTCAGGTTTTTGACCTTGTCGCCAACCGCCGCGACCGTACCCGCAACTTCAAGGCCCGGCAGGTCCGATGCGCCCGGAGGCGGTGGGTAGAGGCCCGCGCGCTGCATAACGTCGGGCCGGTTGACCCCCATGGCGGCAACCTTGATCAGCACCTGCTCCGGCGCTGGTGCTGGCACGGCTCGGGTAGCGGACTTCAGGACGTCCGGTCCACCGGGTTCAGAAATTTCAATGACGGTCATTTCTGCAGGCAGCGACATGCACCTTCTCCCTTGCATGGATATTTACAGGTGCCGATACTGACCATTGCAAAGCGCAAAGTAAATACGGATGGCAGCCATGGATACAGATGATTTGGAACCGAACCGGTCGGTCTTGGGCGAGCCCAAGGATCTGGAAGTTCTGTCGGTTACGGCACTGGAGGAATATATCGTCGAACTGGAGGCGGAAATAACGCGTGTCCGCAAGGCGATTGCAGGCAAGCATTCCGCGAAAACGGCGGCAGAGTCCTTCTTCAAGTCGTAAAACTTTTTATGTTGCAGTTGCGAAAAGTCCCGACTGCGTTAGAATTTTCGCAAATCCAAATTCATGCAGGGAGTATCAGGGATGCTTAAGGGTAAAGTCGCAGTTGTAACCGGGTCGACCAGCGGTATCGGGCTTGCCATGGCCAAGGCGTTGGCGGGGCAGGGGTGCAACATCATGTTGAACGGCCTGGGCGATGTGGCGGCAATCGAGGCGACACGCAAGGCCTTGGCCGATGAGACCGGCGTCGAGGTTGCGTTCAACGGCGCGGATATGTCCAAGCCCGACCAGATCAGGGGGCTGATCCAGGAGACGGCGGACCGTTTTGGCGGCCTGCATATTCTGGTCAATAATGCAGGGATTCAGTATACCTCCTCCATCGAAGAATTCCCGGAGGATCGCTGGGATGCGATTATCGCGATCAACCTGTCGTCGGCGTTCCATTCCACAAAGGCCGCATTGCCGCATATGAAGAAGGCTGGCTGGGGCCGGGTCATCAATACCGCCTCTGTGCATGGTCTGGTTGCCAGCATTCATAAAGCCGCCTATGTGGCGGCGAAACACGGCATCATGGGGCTGACCAAGGTGACGGCGCTGGAAACGGCGGAAGACCCGATCACCTGCAACGCTATCTGCCCCGGTTGGGTGCGGACCGAACTGGTTGAAAAACAGATCGCTGCACGGGCCGGTGAGGCCGGATTGAGTGTTGAAGACGCTGCCCGCCAGTTGGTGGAGGAAAAACAACCCTCTAAAACCTTTGTGACGCCGGAAATGCTGGCGCAGGTGGCGGTATTCCTCTGTTCCGATGCGGCATCGCAGATGACTGGCGTCAGTGTCCCGGTCGATGGCGGCTGGACTGCACAGTAGAAAAATATAATAAAAACATGGGGTTGCCGGGTGGATTGCAAATTAATTTGCAGTGTTAACGCCTTGTTAGGGAAGATAGGTTACAAATTAGTTGTCTACCC
The Aestuariispira ectoiniformans genome window above contains:
- a CDS encoding methyltransferase domain-containing protein; amino-acid sequence: MAPKSPKDKPKIPFRLRFKAWWEGVDAESYLKLERDDPDHSDSNAIHVDDVEEEDTNWPESRVSFLTRLWGGEDQEEVVHPGGTEYTMMLAKPLGLNETKTVLDLCAGLGGGTRELSKQFNLWIEGMEADPELANLANDLSIKHGMEKRAPIQTFDPNKLELPEKRYDAIMIRESMFAYPSRGSLIEKAFNSLKPRGHLLITDYVLKQPDSIDARPVAIWQENHPTKPLPWTMAEYKRAVLNLSMNLHIHEDRTDEYRTLVLNGWSTYVNQLQKSDLDRDTVNELMHEAQYWLRLVRALESGELRYMRIHATRGSETI
- the clpA gene encoding ATP-dependent Clp protease ATP-binding subunit ClpA yields the protein MLSKSLEETLHRALAYAGARRHEYATLEHLLLSLTEDQDAIAVLRACDVNMDQLRADIIDYLDNDLGDLIGTADEEPKPTAGFQRVLQRAAVHVQSSGREEVTGANVLVAIFSERESHAVYFLQSQDMTRYDAVTYISHGIAKAPGMNDPAAAAVSGADEDAQAEDVNKKGHEALDAYCINLNEKAKSGKIDPLIGRENEVDRTIQILCRRTKNNPLLVGDPGVGKTAIAEGLARRIVDAEVPEVLEKDTIFALDMGALLAGTRYRGDFEERLKAVMKELEEYPGAILFIDEIHTVIGAGATSGGAMDASNLLKPALASGTLRCIGSTTYKEFRGYFEKDRALSRRFQKIDVNEPSEDDTVKILMGLKPYYEEHHKVRYTNDAIKSAVELSSRYINDRKLPDKAIDVIDEVGASQMLLAPSKRKKTVSTKDVENVVAKMARIPPKQVSRDDRKALKSLKGDLKTMVYGQDKAIDALTAAIKLSRAGLREPDKPIGSYLFSGPTGVGKTEVARQLAQTMGIELKRFDMSEYMERHTVSRLIGAPPGYVGFDQGGLLTDAIDQTPHCVLLLDEIEKAHPDLFNILLQVMDYGKLTDNNGKTVDFRNVILIMTTNAGAADLAKPAIGFGREERIGDDEEAINRLFTPEFRNRLDAIIPFSHLSEDVIHRVVDKFVFQLETQLADRSVTIELTDEAREWLAKKGYDKLYGARPLARVIQEHIKKPLSEELLFGKLKNGGIARIGVDEKENKLTFSYPETRRAKKPKSKLPATVDR
- the clpS gene encoding ATP-dependent Clp protease adapter ClpS, with amino-acid sequence MTRNVFMSRDEDERDGGGKTGVVTKTRPKTKKPSMYKVLMLNDDYTPMEFVVYVLEGLFNKSREEATRIMLHVHQRGVGICGVYPYEIAETKVTQVMDLARQEQHPLQCTLEKD
- a CDS encoding DMT family transporter; the protein is MSYAMWAALFGLAMLWGGAFVFVGYALDYLDPLAVVALRVSLAAPVLWVVVLLKQIALPRSSWIWLGFIALGVINNAVPFYLITWGQQHIDSGLASLLNGATPMFGAILAHFLTEDEKLSLTKIAGLVLGFVGVALLMQPSVVVSMDALLGQLAVLGGALSYAFAGMVGKRLRNVPPMMTATGQLTASSLILLPTCYLSGGFATATWSPSLWMVLAALAVASTAIAYLLYFTLIKQAGATNAMTVTLLIPLFATVMGMVWLGERPTMISWVSMVLILTGVGLVVRGGRRKVLRAPAKGTI
- a CDS encoding NAD(P)H-quinone oxidoreductase, whose product is MSLPAEMTVIEISEPGGPDVLKSATRAVPAPAPEQVLIKVAAMGVNRPDVMQRAGLYPPPPGASDLPGLEVAGTVAAVGDKVKNLTVGDKVCALTPGGGYAEYCLTHADHCLPVPEGFDMVQAAALPETFFTVWTNVFDRSHLQAGETLLVHGGSSGIGTVAIQLAKAFGAKVIVTAGSEEKCRFCRDLGADHAINYKTEDWVEAVKAATDGKGVNVIFDMVAGDYIQGGIDVLASDGRYNFLAFLRGPKAEINFRRVLTDRLTITGSTLRPRPDDVKAGIAKALKDRVWPLLDAGKIKPIIHKTFPMAEAAQAHALMETSAHMGKIMMTVE
- a CDS encoding DUF1192 domain-containing protein; this translates as MDTDDLEPNRSVLGEPKDLEVLSVTALEEYIVELEAEITRVRKAIAGKHSAKTAAESFFKS
- a CDS encoding 3-hydroxybutyrate dehydrogenase — its product is MLKGKVAVVTGSTSGIGLAMAKALAGQGCNIMLNGLGDVAAIEATRKALADETGVEVAFNGADMSKPDQIRGLIQETADRFGGLHILVNNAGIQYTSSIEEFPEDRWDAIIAINLSSAFHSTKAALPHMKKAGWGRVINTASVHGLVASIHKAAYVAAKHGIMGLTKVTALETAEDPITCNAICPGWVRTELVEKQIAARAGEAGLSVEDAARQLVEEKQPSKTFVTPEMLAQVAVFLCSDAASQMTGVSVPVDGGWTAQ